In a genomic window of Scyliorhinus torazame isolate Kashiwa2021f chromosome 5, sScyTor2.1, whole genome shotgun sequence:
- the LOC140420664 gene encoding uncharacterized protein, producing the protein MEKPWKCGDCGKRFRFPSVLETHRRSHTGERPFTCSQCGKGFTKLSHLKTHQPVHVGEKPFTCSTCRKGFSTSYELRTHQQIHTGERPFTHSECGKGFTQVSNLLGHTVTHSIERPFKSSDCGSSFKRSHKLMNHQCIHTRQRPFSCSHCTKRFQNSSHLLTHQILHTGERPFTCSQCGKGFTQISNLRRHERIHTGKRPFTCSDCGKGFTRLSHLQTHQRIHTGERPFTCSDCGTGFTRLSHLQAHQRIHTGERPFTCSDCGKGFTQLPNLQAHQRVHTGERLFTCSECGKGFTLLATLQAHQRLHTGERPFICTVCGKGFTRSTLLLRHQQVHE; encoded by the coding sequence atggagaaaccatggaaatgtggggactgtgggaagagattcagattcccatctgtactggaaactcatcgacgcagtcacactggggagaggccgttcacctgctctcagtgtgggaagggattcactaagttatcccacctgaagacacaccagccaGTCCAtgtcggggagaagccattcacctgctccacgtgtagGAAGGGGTTCAGTACTTCATACGAACTGCGtacacaccaacaaattcacactggggagagaccattcacccacagtgagtgtgggaagggatttactcaggtaTCCAATCTGCTgggccacactgtcactcacagcattgagagaccctttaaatcctCTGACTGTGGGAGCAGCTTCAAAAGGTCTCACAAACTGATGAACCATCAGTGCATTCACACCAGACAGAGACCGTTTAGCtgttctcactgcacaaagaggtttcaaaactcatcccatctgctgacacaccagatcctgcacaccggagagaggccattcacctgctctcagtgtggaaagggattcactcaaataagcaacctgcggagacacgagcgaattcacactgggaagaggccgttcacctgctctgattgtgggaagggattcactcggttatcccacctacagacacaccagcgaattcacactggggagaggccattcacctgctctgactgtgggacaggattcacccggttatcccacctgcaggcacaccagcgaattcacactggggagaggccgttcacctgctctgactgtgggaagggattcactcagttacccaatctgcaagcacaccagcgagttcacactggggagaggctgttcacctgctctgaatgtgggaagggattcactcttttAGCCACGTTGCAGGCACACCAGcgtcttcacactggggagaggccattcatctgcaccgtgtgtgggaagggattcactcggtcaacacttctgctgagacaccaacaagttcacgagtga